Part of the Oscillibacter hominis genome is shown below.
GGAACAGTACGACGCGCTGCCGCTTCGGGAGGCTGTCGGCCGCCTGCCGGAGGAGCTGCGCAGCGTTGTGATCCTGCGGTATTTCGGAGGCTACACCCTGCAGGAGACGGCCCTGAGCCTGGGAATCCCCCAGGGTACCGCGTCCACAAGACAGCGCCGGGCGCTGAGCCTACTGCGCCTGGAATTGGGAGAGGAGGAACACCAATGAACCGAAAAGAGGAATATTTGCAGCTGATGGATGAACTGAACCAGGCCCCGCCGGAGCTTGCCTACACGGTGCAGCGGGCCCAGGCCCGCCTGCGGACCCACAAACGGCTGCGCAGATTCTTGGGCGTCCCGGTGGGCAGCGCCCTGGCGTTCTTTTTAAGCTTTACGCTCTTGGTGAACCTGCTGCCCACCTTTGCCTACGCCTGCGGCAGGGTGCCGGTGCTGCGGGAGCTGGCCAAGGCCGTGGCCTGGTCCGCTTCCCTCAGCGCGGCGGTGGAACATGAATATGTGCAGCCCATTGAGCAGGAGCAGACGGAAAACAACGTCACCGCCCGTGTGGAGTACGTCATCGTGGATCAAAAGCAGCTGATCATCTTTTACAGTTTAGACTCCGGGCTATATGAACATCTGGAGATCATGCCGGAGCTCCGCAGCCTGGGTGGCGAGTCCATGGATGGCTTCAGCCTGATGTACGGCAACTACGGCGTCCCCAACGGGGAGCTCAACTACCTGACGGCGGACTTTGCGGACAGCATGCCGGACGGTGTGCAGCTGACCATGCAGGTGGCGGATTACAGCCATGAAGTGGACTACGAGGAACCCGAAGAGAGCGGCATCCTGACACAGCCTGAGCATGAGGAGATGGAGTATGTGGCGGAGTTCACCTTCTCCCTTCATTTTGACTCCTACTATACGGCTCAAGGGGAGCGGATCACCGTGGATCAGGACTTCCGGGTGGACGGCCAGACGCTGACCCTTCAGGAAGCTGAGATCTATCCCACCCATATCCGGCTGAATTTCACGGATGATCCGGAAAACACGGCTTGGCTCAAGGATTTGGAGTTCTATCTGGAAAATGAGAAGGGTCAGCGTTTTGAGCCTGTTTCCAACGGAGTGACCGCCACCGGAACGGCGGACTCCCCCATGATGGACTCCTTCCGGGTGGAGAGCAGCTTTTTTGCAAACAGCGAACATCTGACGCTGCACATCACCGGGGCCAAGTGGCTGGATAAGGAGCGGGAGAAGGTAGAGCTGAACCTGAGGGAGTGCACGGCGGAGTTCCTGCCTCAGGGCGTGGAATTCATCCGGTCGGAGGAGATGAAAAACGGCTGGATTTTGACGTTCCGGGCGCCGAAGCAAAAGGAAAGTGCATTCTACCAGCTCTGGAGCCAGACCTTCTATGACGCCCAGGGACGTTCGTATGATATCCGCTCCTGGAGCACCGGGATCGACCCGGAGGGCGGGGAGGACACCTTCAGCCAGGAGATTCCCCTGGTGGACTGCACGGAGGATTTTGTTTGGTTGGAGCCTGCCTTCACCAGGATGGAGACGTTTGCCCAGCCGGTTACGGTGGAGATTCGATAGGGAAAAGGGACCACCGGCCAATTGGCCGGTGGTCCCTTTTTCAGTTGCATCCGGAGTCGGGATTTGATATAATTATGATAATTTGGGGTGGAGGCGCGCAGCATGCTGATTTTGGGCATTGATCCCGGCATTGCCACCATTGGGTTTGGTTTGGTGGCATCGGGCAGGGGACAGGTAAAGATGATACGCTATGGCGTGATCACCACGCCGGCCGGGATTCCGCTTTCCAAGCGCCTTTTTCAGATCGAGTCAGACATGGAGACGCTGATCGGCCAGCTGCACCCGGACGCCATCTCTGTGGAAGAGCTGTTTTTCAACAACAACATCACCACCGGAATCGCCGTGGCCCATGGCCGCGGCGTGATCCTGTACGCAGCGGAAAAGTGCGGTGTGCCTCTTTTTGAGTATACGCCCTCCCAGGTCAAGCAGGCGGTGGTGGGATACGGTAAGGCGGAAAAGCGCCAGGTGATGGATATGACCCGCCGGCTGCTGAAGTTAGACGCGGTCCCCCGGCCGGACGACGCGGCCGACGCGCTGGCGCTGGCCATCTGCCACGCCCGCAGCGCCACGTCTCTTTTGCAGCAGAACCCGGAGGCAAAGTCCACGGTTTAAGGAGTTTTGATATGTTTTATTATTTGGATGGCACGGTGGCGGAGCTGCAGCCCTACTTAGCGGTGATCGACTGCGGTGGGGTGGGGTACGCCTGCATGACCACCAACAATACCCTCTCCGCACTGAAAAAGGGCCAGAGGGCCCGGCTCTACACCTACCTCCATGTGGGGGAGAATGTGTTCGGCCTCTATGGCTTTCAGACCCAGAGTGAGCTGAACAGCTTCAAAATGCTCATCGGCGTCTCCGGGGTGGGACCCAAGGCGGCATTGGCCATCTTGTCGGTGGGCACGCCTGAGACACTTGCCATGGCCATCGTTACCGGCGACGAAAAGGCGCTGACCGTGGCCCCGGGGATCGGCAAAAAAATTGCCCAGCGCATCATCCTGGAGCTGAAGGATAAGATCGCAAAAGAGCAGTCCGCTGTACCCATGGGAGGGGTGAGCGCGGGTGCCTTTTCCACCAAGGCGACGGAGGCTGCGGCGGCTCTCGCGGTGCTGGGCTATTCCAGCCAGGAGGTTTCCGCGGCCATGAAGGGGATCGATGCGGAATCCCTTCCGCTGGAAGAGATCATTCGGGCCTGTCTCAAGAAAATGGTGAAGTGATGGAGAAAAAGCAAGCGGTCAAAACAGGGATTACTTTCGGCTCCTGCCTTGCCATGGTAATCTCGTACACCACATGGCACTCGGTGGGCTGGGCCATCTTCCACGGTCTTTTGAGCTGGGCCTATGTCGCTTACTTTGTCCTGCGGTATTGACCGGAAAGGGATGAGCAATTGAGCATTGACTTTGGGAACGATATCTACGAAGAGCCGCTGGTCACCACCTCCTTTTTGCAGGAGGATGCCAGCGAGGGGTCTTTGCGCCCCAAAAGCTTAAAAGAATACATCGGCCAGGAGAAGGCCAAGGAGAACCTCTCCGTCTTTATCGAGGCGGCCCGCCGGCGCACAGAGTCCCTGGACCATGTGCTGCTCCACGGCCCGCCCGGACTGGGCAAGACCACCCTTGCCGGCATCATCGCGGCGGAGATGGGCGTCAACATCCGCATCACCTCCGGACCTGCCATCGAAAAGCCCGGAGACCTGGCTGCGCTTTTGACCAATCTGAATGAAAACGACATCCTCTTTGTGGATGAAATCCACCGGCTGAACCGGTCGGTGGAGGAAATCCTGTATCCCGCTATGGAGGATTTTGCCATCGACATCATCGTGGGGAAGGGCCCCTCGGCCAACTCCATCCGGCTGGACCTTCCTAAGTTCACGCTGATCGGCGCCACCACCCGGGCAGGCCAGCTCTCCGCGCCGCTGCGGGACCGCTTCGGCGTCACGCTGCGGCTGGAGCTCTACACGCCGGAGGAGCTGACCCAGATCGTAACGCGCAGCGCCGGGATTTTAAATGTGCCCATCCAGCCGGAGGGCGCGCTGGAGATTGCCCGGCGCTCCCGGGGGACGCCCCGCATCGCCAACCGGATGCTGCGCCGGGTCCGGGATTTTGCCGAGGTGCGGGCCAACGGCACCATCACCAGGGAGGTGGCGGACCTGGCCCTTTCCGCGCTGGAGATCGACTATCTGGGGCTGGACCCCATTGACCGGCGGATGCTGCGCGCCATTATGGAAAACTACGGCGGCGGCCCGGTTGGCCTGGAGACGCTGGCCGCCACCATCGGCGAGGAATCCATCACCCTGGAGGATGTCTACGAGCCCTATCTGATGCAGCTGGGCTTTCTCACCAGGACGCCCAGGGGCCGCTGCGTGACCCAAAAGGCCTATCAGCATCTCCATGTCCCCATCCCCGGCGGCGCCGCGCCCGCGTCGCCCATGGACCAGTTGACGCTGGGGTCATGAACTTCCTCGCCCAGATCAAGCTCCGGAAGGAACTGCCGGAGGACTCCTACCTGCTAAGCCTTGCACCGGTGCGTTATCTGATGGAGGGCCATGTGTTGTCCTTTGATCGCCCCGTGACCTTTTTCGTGGGGGAGAACGGTACAGGCAAGTCCACCCTCCTGGAGGCCATCGCCGTATCCTGCGGCTTCAACGCCGAAGGCGGAACCCGGAATTTTCGTTTTTCCACCAACGACACCCACTCGGTGTTAGGGGAATACCTGACCCCTGCCCGCAGGAGTTATCCCAAGGATGGGTTTTTCCTCCGGGCGGAGAGCTTTTACAACGTGGCCACCAACATCGACCAGATGGACGCCGAGTTTTCTTTCGGCCCGCGGCTCATCGACAGCTATGGCGGCGTTTCGCTGCACCGCCAGTCCCACGGCGAGAGCTTTTTGGCCCTGGTGCAAAACCGCTTCCGGGGCAATGGGCTCTATCTGCTGGATGAGCCGGAGGCGGCGCTGTCGCCCTCCAAGCTGCTGGTGCTGCTGGCTGAGATGCACCGCCTGGTGGAGGCGGGCTCCCAATTCGTGATTGCCACCCATTCGCCGATCCTGATGGCTTATCCCGGCGCGCAGCTCTATGAGATGAGCAGCGTCCGCCCGGTGGCCTACCAGGAGACGGAGCACTATCAATTGACCAGGCAATTTTTAAATCATCCGGAGCAGATGCTGCATTATCTGCTGGAGGAATAGGAAAGGAACTTCCTTTTATGGGTAAATTATTTGGTACGGACGGAATCCGAGGCGTTGTGGGAGAAAACCTGACTGCCGATCTCGCATTTCGGGTGGGGCAGGCTGTGGCAGTGGTCCTGGCGGAGGACCTGGGCCGCCGCCCGGTCATCACCATTGGCAAGGACACCCGGATCTCTTCCGACATGCTGGAGTCGGCGCTGATGGCCGGCATCTGTTCCGTGGGCGGGGACGTGAAGCCCCTTGGCACCATCCCCACGCCCGCCGTGGCCTTTTTGACGGTACAGGAGCGCTCCGACGCGGGAATCGTGATCTCCGCGTCCCACAACCCCTATGAACACAACGGGATCAAGGTGTTCAACGGCCAGGGGTATAAGCTGCCCGATGAAACCGAGCTGCGGGTGGAGGAGAAAGTGCTCTCCGCAGCGCCCATGAAACTGCGCACCCGTCAGGAAATCGGCCGCCGCCACCACGGTATGCGCCAGCTCAAGCGGGACTATATCGATTACTTGGCCTCCACCATCGAAAGCGACCTGGGAGGCCTGAAGATCTTGGTGGACTGCGCCAACGGCGCCGCCAGCGCCACCGCGCCCGAACTCTTCGGACGCTTTAAGGCCCATACGGATTTCATCCACCGGGACCCGGACGGAATCAACATCAACAGCCGCTGCGGCTCCACCCATCTCGAGGACCTCTGCCGCAGCGTGGTGTCAGGCGGGTACGACGTGGGCGTGGCCTTTGACGGCGATGCGGACCGCTGCCTGCTGGTGGATGAGGCCGGAGGCGTCATCGACGGCGATCAGGTCATTGCCGTGTGCGCCGCGGATATGAAGCGCAAAGGGAAGCTCAACGGGAACACTGTGGTGGCCACGGTGATGTCCAACCTTGGGCTCCATGAGTTCTGCAAAAGCAGCGGCATTGAACTGACCTGCACCGGTGTTGGGGACCGGAACGTGCTGGAAAAGATGCTGGAATGCGACTACCGCATCGGCGGGGAGCAGTCCGGCCACACTATCTTTACCGAGTTTGCAACCACCGGGGACGGGGAGCTGACTGCATTGCAGTTTTTGCAGATTCTCAGCGCCTGCGGGAAGAGCGCCTCGGCGCTCACCTCGGGATGCCCCCAGTACCCTCAGGTCCTGCACAATGTGGAGGTGCCTCACTCCGGCGGCGTAAAAGAGCGGATCATGGCCTCCGGGGAGTTGAAGGAGGCCGTGGCAGAGGAGGAAAAGCGCCTGGCCGGGGCGGGGCGCATCCTGGTGCGCGCCTCCGGCACCGAAGCGCTGATCCGGGTCATGGTGGAGGCAAAAACGGAGTCGGAAGCGGAAAAATGCGCAATGAAACTGGTGGATTTTATAAAATCACTAAAATTTTAACAAATCATGCTTGTAAATTTGATAATTTGCTTGACATTTTCACCGGAAGACAGGTATAATACGTTATGTACAAACGCAATGAGAAAGCCAATCCCCCTTTTGAACGTCTG
Proteins encoded:
- a CDS encoding DUF4179 domain-containing protein, with protein sequence MNRKEEYLQLMDELNQAPPELAYTVQRAQARLRTHKRLRRFLGVPVGSALAFFLSFTLLVNLLPTFAYACGRVPVLRELAKAVAWSASLSAAVEHEYVQPIEQEQTENNVTARVEYVIVDQKQLIIFYSLDSGLYEHLEIMPELRSLGGESMDGFSLMYGNYGVPNGELNYLTADFADSMPDGVQLTMQVADYSHEVDYEEPEESGILTQPEHEEMEYVAEFTFSLHFDSYYTAQGERITVDQDFRVDGQTLTLQEAEIYPTHIRLNFTDDPENTAWLKDLEFYLENEKGQRFEPVSNGVTATGTADSPMMDSFRVESSFFANSEHLTLHITGAKWLDKEREKVELNLRECTAEFLPQGVEFIRSEEMKNGWILTFRAPKQKESAFYQLWSQTFYDAQGRSYDIRSWSTGIDPEGGEDTFSQEIPLVDCTEDFVWLEPAFTRMETFAQPVTVEIR
- the ruvC gene encoding crossover junction endodeoxyribonuclease RuvC, with the protein product MLILGIDPGIATIGFGLVASGRGQVKMIRYGVITTPAGIPLSKRLFQIESDMETLIGQLHPDAISVEELFFNNNITTGIAVAHGRGVILYAAEKCGVPLFEYTPSQVKQAVVGYGKAEKRQVMDMTRRLLKLDAVPRPDDAADALALAICHARSATSLLQQNPEAKSTV
- the ruvA gene encoding Holliday junction branch migration protein RuvA, producing the protein MFYYLDGTVAELQPYLAVIDCGGVGYACMTTNNTLSALKKGQRARLYTYLHVGENVFGLYGFQTQSELNSFKMLIGVSGVGPKAALAILSVGTPETLAMAIVTGDEKALTVAPGIGKKIAQRIILELKDKIAKEQSAVPMGGVSAGAFSTKATEAAAALAVLGYSSQEVSAAMKGIDAESLPLEEIIRACLKKMVK
- the ruvB gene encoding Holliday junction branch migration DNA helicase RuvB; this translates as MSIDFGNDIYEEPLVTTSFLQEDASEGSLRPKSLKEYIGQEKAKENLSVFIEAARRRTESLDHVLLHGPPGLGKTTLAGIIAAEMGVNIRITSGPAIEKPGDLAALLTNLNENDILFVDEIHRLNRSVEEILYPAMEDFAIDIIVGKGPSANSIRLDLPKFTLIGATTRAGQLSAPLRDRFGVTLRLELYTPEELTQIVTRSAGILNVPIQPEGALEIARRSRGTPRIANRMLRRVRDFAEVRANGTITREVADLALSALEIDYLGLDPIDRRMLRAIMENYGGGPVGLETLAATIGEESITLEDVYEPYLMQLGFLTRTPRGRCVTQKAYQHLHVPIPGGAAPASPMDQLTLGS
- a CDS encoding AAA family ATPase produces the protein MNFLAQIKLRKELPEDSYLLSLAPVRYLMEGHVLSFDRPVTFFVGENGTGKSTLLEAIAVSCGFNAEGGTRNFRFSTNDTHSVLGEYLTPARRSYPKDGFFLRAESFYNVATNIDQMDAEFSFGPRLIDSYGGVSLHRQSHGESFLALVQNRFRGNGLYLLDEPEAALSPSKLLVLLAEMHRLVEAGSQFVIATHSPILMAYPGAQLYEMSSVRPVAYQETEHYQLTRQFLNHPEQMLHYLLEE
- the glmM gene encoding phosphoglucosamine mutase, with amino-acid sequence MGKLFGTDGIRGVVGENLTADLAFRVGQAVAVVLAEDLGRRPVITIGKDTRISSDMLESALMAGICSVGGDVKPLGTIPTPAVAFLTVQERSDAGIVISASHNPYEHNGIKVFNGQGYKLPDETELRVEEKVLSAAPMKLRTRQEIGRRHHGMRQLKRDYIDYLASTIESDLGGLKILVDCANGAASATAPELFGRFKAHTDFIHRDPDGININSRCGSTHLEDLCRSVVSGGYDVGVAFDGDADRCLLVDEAGGVIDGDQVIAVCAADMKRKGKLNGNTVVATVMSNLGLHEFCKSSGIELTCTGVGDRNVLEKMLECDYRIGGEQSGHTIFTEFATTGDGELTALQFLQILSACGKSASALTSGCPQYPQVLHNVEVPHSGGVKERIMASGELKEAVAEEEKRLAGAGRILVRASGTEALIRVMVEAKTESEAEKCAMKLVDFIKSLKF